Within the Fervidobacterium gondwanense DSM 13020 genome, the region TTTGCACAAAAACTCTGCCCGGACCTCTAAAATCGCAAACTAAACCCTCTCCCCCGAAGAGCGTTGATTTAAAACCGCCAAAGGTTCGTACATTCCAATTAACACTTCCATCGAACGCAACGACATGACCAGTATCTATCGTAATGCTATCACCCGGTCCAAGCTCTAACATCTTTATGCCACCAAAAGAAGATATTGCAACCTGTCCATAGCCTTCCAGTTTTAACAAGAATATCCCTTCACCGGAGAAGAATGATTTAAAACCGCCAAACGAGACGTCCATGTCAATTTGAGGGTCACTTGCTAAGAATGATGTCGACTGAACGAAAAGTGTGCCATTTGTTTGAACAATTTCAATATCCCCCGGTAGTTCCGGTGCAATGCCAATCTCACTATCTCCGCGCGAGATGTACGTGTTCATAAAGAAACTCTCTCCGCCGAGAAGAGTTCTTTTTAAAGCTTTCCAAACTCCACCGGTGGACGTCTGCACCTCTATTGGACCTCTCATGTATACCATCGCTCCAGGTTCTACCTTAATCTGCTCACCAGGTCCGAGAGAAACTTTTAACAATGCATAGCTACCCTTAAATTCAATGTTCCCGTTCACAGAGCTTCACCCACTTTCAAGATGTAGACACCGTCTTCTCCGTCGAACTCTTTCAAGCGCACCTTGATAATTTCAGAATCCTTAGCACTCGGAATGTTCTTACCAACAAAATCAGGTCTTATTGGGAATTCCCTATGTCCTCTATCGACAAGTACCGCGAGCTTTATAGACTTTGGCCTTCCGCGCGAAATAATACCATCCATCGCTGCCCTTATCGTCCTGCCTGTGAATAGAACGTCATCAACTAATACAACATGCTTGTCGGTGATATCAAAATCTATTTTACTCCTGTCACTATCCTTTGGAGTTCTTTTCTCATCATCACGAAAAGGAGAAACGTCTAACGCACCAACTGGAATCTCAACACCTTCTATCATCGATATATTCTTACCTATTCGCTGAGCCAAGTACCAACCTCTTGTAATAATACCTATAAGAACTAACTCTTGTGCTCCTTTGTTTTTTTCCAAAATCTCGTGCGATATTCTCATAAGTGACCTGCGGATATCGTCTTCTCCCAATATCTTAACCACCATACCACTTCCTTATTTCTAATATTTCTATGTTTCACAGTTTCACATATTAAATCCCACAGAAATTTTGACACCAAATGTTTTTGATAGCTCAGGGATATTATCTATTGTTTCAAAATTGTAATAGCCACTAATTTCAAAAAAGTAATTAGACATTGCAAATGTACCATTAAAATTGAGTGCGTTGCTGAGTTTCGCACTTCGCAAATCATAGAGCGGAGAATATGAAACCACTAAGGTTTTTAATGAGTCGAGGTTATTAAGAGACACTCCAAGGCCAAACCTTAGGACATCTGCGCCGAAACTTAGAATTTCAAAATTCATACCGAATACATTGAATACATAGTCGAAAATTACTTGAAATTTAGGTGCTAATCTCTCGCTCTTCTCGTTGTAAAACATTACATCATATGCTGAAAAACTCATATTTAACTTATCAAGAATCCTCATTAGTCCGCCAACGTCAATTACCAAAGCCTTTGCATCCGCTGGTAACACCCTAAGTTTGAAGTTAACGGAGTACAATTTAGAAACATCAATAAGTCTGTAGTTGATTGTACCCGTAGCGTAAGAAGAATCGGTCGTATAACCAAGTTCTCCAATGAGATTCCCTTCTCTTTGACGCCAGTAAAAGCCTGTGTTGTAATAAAAAGATTCATCCGTATCGAACGACAAAACAAGAGAATTTTTACCGCTCAGTATATAAACCGGATTCTGGTAAAAAGATGCGCTTATCGAGACTGACAGGAAAACAAAGAGTACACTAATTATTAGTGTTATCTTTTTTCTCATAGGCCTTTTTCACCCTTTCGCGGAACACCTCGAAAGTACCGTTCTCGATACTTTCACGCATCTTTTTTCCAAATTCCATCATGAAATGGACATCGTGTATTGTGAGCAATATCTGACCAAGCACTTCTTCCCTATCGAACAGATGTCTTAAATATCCTTTCGAAAAGTTTCTGCACGTATAACAGGTGCAGTTCTCATCTATCGGAGTCTTATCGTACTTGTACCTTGCTGAGCGTATGTTGAACTTACCATTCCACGTAACAGCCAATCCATGTCTTGCAACACGCGTTGGAAATACACTATCGAATATGTCTACACCGTTTGCCACCAAATCGACTAAAAGATCAGGAGAACCACCGCCCATGAAGTACCTCGGCTTATCATATGGCATTTTCGGAGCTGTGAATTCGACTATCTTCATTGTTACTTCACGAGGTTCGCCAACACTCAGGCCACCGATTGCAAATCCATCAAAATCGTACTGCGTGATATCACTCAAACTCTGTTCACGTAAATCTTCATAAATTGCACCTTGAATTATACCGAAGAGCGCCTGATGGGATATCCTCCTGAGATGTTCAAGACTGCGCTTTGCCCATTTAGTAGTCAATTTAACAGACTTCTTAGACTCCTCATACCCGTCTTTCGGGTCTGCACAATAGTCAAAAGCCATCACTATGTCTGAGCCAAGAGTTGCTTGAATTTCCATCGAAAGTTCGGGGGTTATAAAATGCTTGGAACCATCAAGCGGAGACATTATCCACACGCCATCGTCTGTGATTTTCTGACCTTTTTTCAGGCTGAAGACTTGAAACCCGCCGCTGTCTGTAAGTATCGGTCTATCCCAATTCATGAAGTTATGCAGCCCACCAAAATCTCTAATGACGTCTAAACCGGGTTTAAGATAAAGGTGGAAAGCATTCGAAAGAATTATCTGTACGTCGTTCTCTTTCAAAATATGCGGGGTTACAAGCTTTACATTAGCATTTGTACCGACAGGCATAAATGTCGGTGTTTCAACTACACCATGGGGAAGGTGCATCCTTCCCCTTCTTGCTTGCCCAACAGTTTTCAAAAGTTCAAATTTTAGTAAACCCATTTTCTTTTATCAGCTCCTGTATTCTTTCGTAGTAAACTTTTGCTTCTCCCATCACTTCATACATTTCGTCCATTATCTTCTTTTTAAAAGATTCATCGACCATAGATTTCAAGTTAATCATAACGTTGTATTCGCCTATTTTACATGCCGCTCTTGCAAGTTCGGCCGCACTGAACGCATCGGAAATAGCATTCTGATTACCCCATTTTGCAACAATCTCTGCATACTTCAAAACATCACGAGCACATTCAATCAATTCGAAAGGAGTTGCAACCGCCTCTTTAAGAGCGGATTGTATTTTCTCTTCCTTTGTCGGGTCTTCTTTCGGTAGTTTGTACGCTTCCATGACTTTATCAAATGCCTTAACATCCTCATTAGCAATCCTCAAGCTTCTTTCCAAAACAAGCTCCATGTTTTCCAATACTTCTTGCATCAAGGCTTCATAATTCTCATATTTTTTCTTGCCCAAAGTAAGATTAGCAACCATAGAATTTAAAGAAGCGCCAAGTGCTGCCACAACCGCACCAACTGCTCCACCGCCAGGCACTGGTGTCTTCTCTTTAACTTTATTACAAAGTTCCTCAACCGATAATTTTCTTATATCCATAAAACCCCCTCCTTGCGAATTTTCTAATCTAAAATAATCTGCCTAAAGAGAATCTACAAGAAAAAATCGTTCCTGAGTTTATTATATCACAAATTATACAATTGAAAAATAAAAAGTGTGTGGTAAAATATCTCCGGTGTCGTGCTAAGCGGGGGGCTGGTGGTCCCCTATACCCGAAACCCACCTTATGCGGGGCTGAATTCCCCGTCTGAGGCTCCCTGGGTTCGGCATCGGCACATCCGGTGACGTTGAAGGTTGGGTCCCACGCAACAACTACCTGCGAACCGGGTCAGGTCCGGAAGGAAGCAGCCCTAAGTAGGCAAGTGTGTGCCGTGGGAGTGCCCGGCTGGAGCCACGCAGGATGTGTGCGACCGGGTCTGGGCTCGTCGAAGCGGGGTGCACGGCACCCTTTTTTATTTTCTATAAATATTATAATTCGAGGGGAGCCGTAAGCCGGATTCTGTTTCGACAGGCATCTGTCTATGCGGTCTACCCGGGGGAGTAAGGGCGGGACACCCAACCCCCTGTTTGACCTTGCTCCGGATGTGGGTTGCCAAGCCAGTGCATTGCTGCACTGCTGGTGAGCTCTTACCTCACCTTTCCACCCTTGCCTTACTCAGCTTACACCTTTCAGGCGGTTTCCGTTTCTATGGCCCTATCCATGGCTCACGCCACCTGGCCGTTAGCCAGCATCCTTCCCACGGAGTCCGGACTTTCCTCAGGTCAGCCTCGTGTGACTGCCCGCGCCTGTCCGCTCCCCTCGAAACAATTTTAAAAAGTTTGCAATCTAGCAAAGTTCTTATACCATGTGATAATTATATGATATTTCTCAAACTTTTCAATAAATTCGTTCAATTTGTCCTTATTTTCAAAAAACACAGACACTAAAGTCGTTGATTCTATTTGAATCAATGGTATAATAATTTCAGAATTGTTCGTATTACGAATTATTAATGTGATATTTAGGAGTGATAAATTTGGCAAAAGTTGATGTGTTATCGCATAAAATTGAATATTCATTGTTTCACTTAGCTTGGCCGCTCGTTGTTTCAAACGCGCTTCAAACAATATATAACATCGTTGATTCTTATTTTCTCGGAAAACTTGGTCCTATCCAGTTTTCAGCTTCAACTATCACGTGGCCTGTGATATTTACTTTCATATCATTGGCAATGGGATTCTCTCAAGCAGGGATAGCAATTGTATCACAAAACTACGGCAGACGGGATTTGAATGCAGTGAAGAAATCGATGGGACAATTGTATTTGGTGACGATAGTCGCAGGGTTATTGTCTACAAGTATTGGTATAGCTCTCACCAAGCCAATAATTTACGGTATTGCAGGTCAAAAAAGTATTGAAGTAATACCATATGCAATTAGCTACTACATTGTTGATATGATAGGTCTTCCACTTGTCTTCGTCATAAACGCCACTACCTCGGCAATGCGTGCTGTTGGAGACTCGCAATTCGGCATGCGGGTGACACTTTATATGAATCTTGTCAATATGCTTTTTGATCCATTGTTGATATTCGGTATAGGGCCTTTCCCAAAACTCGGAGTTGCAGGTGCAGCTTGGGCGACAAATATCGGAAGGTTCATTGCGGCAGGAATAAGTATCTGGCATGTTTTTTCCAAAAGAGCACACATCAAAGTTGAAAAGAAAGACTTCAAGCCCGATTGGAAATTGATAAAACTTATACTTAAATTAGGTCTACCAAGCGCTCTTGGAATGTCTATAACGTCAGCGGGGTTTGCGGTGATAATGAAGTACGTTTCGATGTTTGGGCCAATAGTCATAAGCGCTTATGGTATCGGTAACAGAGTGACCAACCTAGTCTCAATGATTTCGTTTGGACTTGCAGGTGCAGTATCGGCAATGATTGGACAATTCGTTGGAGCTGGAAGATACACAGATGCTGAAGAGACCGTCAAACGGGCTTTTTGGTGGAACATCACAATAATCGGCGTGCTTTCTCTCCTCACATTCATATATGGAAAAGAGGTTACGAAATTCTTCATAAACGATCCGGGTGTAATTGGAATGGGCGACATTTTCTTTAAATATATATCTTTCTCCATGCCCATATTCACCGCTTATATGATTTACAATAACGCACTAATCGGTGCTGGAAAGACTATTCTAACAATGATAGGTGATATACTTAGATTGTGGGCGATAAGGATCCCCATAATAGCAGTGCTTTCAGTAACGTTGGGATTCAAAGGTATATTCATAGGCATGATCATCAGCAATCTGATTGTCTTTTTCGTGACTTATGCGTTTTTCAAATTTTCAAATTGGAAAAAGGCAGTCGTGTAGTGATCTTTTCAAGAAAGTTGAGGTGATTGCATGCAGTTTTCTCACGAAATAAACTATATCTTTTTGGACTATGATGGTACGATCATCGAAAACGCTGAAGAAGAATTTTTAAGGAACTACTTCAGTCTCCTGTCAAAGAAACTGGACAGCACTTTTGATGAGACACTAAGATTGGTTATGAGCTCAGTTCAAGATGCTGTCGCAAATCAAGATAGAATGAACCTTTTTGAAAAGTTTGGTGAAGCTATCTCTGCAAGAAGTGGAAAATCAAAAGAGTACTGGATTGATAAATTTTTAGAATTCTACAACACAGATTTCGACCAACTCAGGCAAATTACACAACCGAACAAAGAATTCGTCAATGTCGTTAACAAGACAAACAAGTCCCTCATTTTCGCATCCAACCCGCTCTTTCCAAGAATAGCAACGTACAAGCGAATACAATTTGCTGGTCTCAATCCAGAAATGTTTTACTACGTTGCCCACATGGAGAATAGCACTTATGCAAAGCCGAACCCCTTATTCTTTAAGGAGATAATCGAAAAGCTAAAACTTCACCCTGCTGAATGCGTTATGATAGGCGATTCTGACTTTGACAAGGCTTGTGAAAAGGTAGGAATAAAGTTCATTCACATTTCAGAAGAGGAAAAGTGGAGAGAAATATTCTAATTCTGGCAAATGAAAATCGGGGGTGTTTTAACACACCCCGACTTTAATCGCTTAGTGATAAAATCAGAAGAGCACAATAGCAAGATAATCTATTGCTGAAGAAACTATTAGGTGATACACTTCTCTTGGGATTTGAATGTTTAACTCATCGTACAACTCGTCCATTAATTCCATAACCTCAGCCTTTTTCTTTTCTCCATCACCGGGTCTTTCGACCAGCAACATGAAAAGTTTCAGAATGTCCCATACCCACTTCATGTCTTTTCACCACTGATACTAAATTATTCAATCAAATTTACAAGAATTTCCACATTCGTCTCTGTGATTCTCGCTTCGTCTGGTTCAGAATCTGATGGAACTACTCCAAGTTGCTTGAGCAACAGCATATCAGATTGTAGTTCTGAAGGATTTATCGTATCTACTGGTTCTGGGATGTTTATCCTGTAAGTTCTTGTTCTATTTCCATCTGGTTTTCTGTACATCAGTGTAAGTCTTTTCATATAATATCACCCACTTCTTCCGTTGTTACCGCTTGCGCACTTTCGCAAATGTACTTTGAGTATTTGTCAAGAATGTCTACAACTGTTTGAGCATTCTCTTGAGTAAAGGAATCATCTACGTTGATTGTCTGCCTTCTATAGACACGGTTGTTTAATTCATCATAGCCGACTATCCAACGCAAAACCAACCTCTTCATTCTTGCACCCCCACTTTGATTCTCTATGTTTCTTTGTTTCCTTTTTCCCTTGTTCCGCTTGCCTGCGCAGGCAAATAGATGTATCTCCCCGAGGACCTACTTTAACAAAAAATTAAAAATTAAGGGTTCGGAAGAATCCGAACCCTTTAACTTATCTCGTTAAGTGTTTCAATCTTTCTTTCGCCAAACTTTTACCGCATTATAGATAATCCATACCAAAAATCCGATTGCCACTATTGGAAGGAGCGCAATGAAGAAGAAATACACTATTGCCAAAAGTATTAAAAAGAGGATTATACCTATTACCCACACCAATAGCGGTGCAAGAAATGGCAAAAACGTTATCAGTACAAGCAACACCACTAAGATACCTATCAGGGTGAATATCCACATTGTTTCTGCACCTTCTCTCCAGTTTTTAATTATTTCAAGTTCAATAGCTTGTATTCAGGTAGTCCGTTTCTAAATGGTGGATATGGCTCACCTTTTATCAACGGCAATGCGTACTTGAAGAATTTATCAGTCACCGCATATTTATCAAAGAAGTCTTTTGGTAACATCTTCGTCTGCTCGGCTACCAAGTTCAGCGGGACAGATGAATATCTTATCTGATAAGGTTCATCATTTACGCGCTCCATCGTGACCATGACACCGTAATTGTCTTCGAGAGCGTATCTGACAGCCATCCTACCGCACATCTCTGCTTCCTCCACGTCTGTTGCGCTCGCTATATGCCTACCGCTTCTTTGCAAATAATCAGGAATCGCAACGTGTGTCTTTAAGCCGAGCTCTGACCTAACCATACCTGCGATGGTAAATCCAACGCCGCCAAGTTGCCTGTTACCAAAGCTATCCGTGAAGCCCATGTCAGAAACAAAGAAACCGTCGGGATATTTCAAACCTTCAGCTACTGCGATTGCACAATAGCCTTTTTGTGAAATTACTCGATCAACTGTCCCGAGAAACTCATCTTTGTTGAATGGTTGTTCAGGAAGTAATATCACGTCAGCACCTATTCCGTTAATCCATCCCAGTCCTGCTGATGCTGCCAGCCAACCTGCGTGTCTTCCCATGATTTCCATAACGAAAACCTGCGTGGAATCTACGTACATGCTCCTCAGATCAAACGCCGCTTCCATCATCGCTATGGCTATGTATTTTGCTGCCGACCCAAATCCTGGACAGTGGTCCGTGTGAGGCAGGTCGTTATCGATTGTCTTCGGTACACCAACAACTTTCAGCTCGTACCCACGCTTTTGTGCCTCCAATTGCAAACGCCAAGCGGTGTCCATAGAGTCGTTACCGCCGTTATAGAAGAAATATCTAATATCGTTTTTTCGGAAAATCTCGAATAATTTCTCTACATCAGCATCATTCTTCAATTTCTTTCGGCACGAGCCAAAAGCACCGGCCGGAGTGTATTTTAAGAACTCAATATCTAAATCATTGGCATCTAAGAACTTCTCCTTCAAAATACCTGTGACGCCGTTGATTCCGACGTATATCTCAAGACCATTCTTGCGAGCTTCATCAAGTACACCATATGCACTCGCATTGATAACACTTGTAACACCACCCGATTGTGCGTACAAAGCCTTCATAACAAGAACACCCCCATAATCTCCTGCAGTTTCTGAACAGAAATACTTATCATATTTTACCATAAAAAGAAAAAGAATAAACAAAAGCCCCGAGGATTTCCCCTCGGAGCTGATCTTGGTTTATATTCTACTAACTTTTATGCATGCACTTAGAAATCTAAAAATTCACGTAACCGCTAAGAGTTATGGTATTAGACATTATGTTAGAAATGTCTGGATTTTCGATTCTAAGGTTGATACCTTTTTCTTTGTTAAATAAACCGAGCAGCAGGTAAAACTTAGCTGGCGATTCGTATCCCGCTCCAATCTTGTAATTTTCAGCAATATACGTGACTTCTGCACTTATATCTAATGAAAAAATACCAAATGAACCTGACGCCTTTAAAGTCTCATTCCCAAGAGCCAAAGTTCCGACAACTCCAACCTTTTCACCATCGAAATCGGCTGAAAAACCGAACTGTTCTGCTTCCAAGCCGAAAGCAAAATAGTAGCTGTTGTCAAGGCTGTAAAGTCCAACTACTGAGATGTTCACTGGAGATTGCAAAGAAAATTCACCAACAGCTGAATAATCATCAGTATAATAATCTTTTGCACCGTAAACCTTCAAGCCGCCAAATTCAAGACCGGCTATAAACGGAAGTTTGTTGTTCTCGTGTCCCAAGCCAAGAACAAATTTGGTGTCTTTAAATAGATCATAAGAAAGAACTATTCCGGTATCTTTTCCTTCAACGGGTAGTGCCCATGCCTGTCTATAGTGAAAACTTACGAGCAGACCGTTATTCTTGAGTGTTAGCAATGCATTAGAGATCACCGCTCCCCCGTAGGTCAAAG harbors:
- a CDS encoding TIGR00266 family protein, whose protein sequence is MNGNIEFKGSYALLKVSLGPGEQIKVEPGAMVYMRGPIEVQTSTGGVWKALKRTLLGGESFFMNTYISRGDSEIGIAPELPGDIEIVQTNGTLFVQSTSFLASDPQIDMDVSFGGFKSFFSGEGIFLLKLEGYGQVAISSFGGIKMLELGPGDSITIDTGHVVAFDGSVNWNVRTFGGFKSTLFGGEGLVCDFRGPGRVFVQTRNYPAFVEWIRSLVPRETGSR
- the pyrR gene encoding bifunctional pyr operon transcriptional regulator/uracil phosphoribosyltransferase PyrR, with the translated sequence MVKILGEDDIRRSLMRISHEILEKNKGAQELVLIGIITRGWYLAQRIGKNISMIEGVEIPVGALDVSPFRDDEKRTPKDSDRSKIDFDITDKHVVLVDDVLFTGRTIRAAMDGIISRGRPKSIKLAVLVDRGHREFPIRPDFVGKNIPSAKDSEIIKVRLKEFDGEDGVYILKVGEAL
- the tgt gene encoding tRNA guanosine(34) transglycosylase Tgt, producing the protein MGLLKFELLKTVGQARRGRMHLPHGVVETPTFMPVGTNANVKLVTPHILKENDVQIILSNAFHLYLKPGLDVIRDFGGLHNFMNWDRPILTDSGGFQVFSLKKGQKITDDGVWIMSPLDGSKHFITPELSMEIQATLGSDIVMAFDYCADPKDGYEESKKSVKLTTKWAKRSLEHLRRISHQALFGIIQGAIYEDLREQSLSDITQYDFDGFAIGGLSVGEPREVTMKIVEFTAPKMPYDKPRYFMGGGSPDLLVDLVANGVDIFDSVFPTRVARHGLAVTWNGKFNIRSARYKYDKTPIDENCTCYTCRNFSKGYLRHLFDREEVLGQILLTIHDVHFMMEFGKKMRESIENGTFEVFRERVKKAYEKKDNTNN
- a CDS encoding cyclodeaminase/cyclohydrolase family protein, translating into MDIRKLSVEELCNKVKEKTPVPGGGAVGAVVAALGASLNSMVANLTLGKKKYENYEALMQEVLENMELVLERSLRIANEDVKAFDKVMEAYKLPKEDPTKEEKIQSALKEAVATPFELIECARDVLKYAEIVAKWGNQNAISDAFSAAELARAACKIGEYNVMINLKSMVDESFKKKIMDEMYEVMGEAKVYYERIQELIKENGFTKI
- a CDS encoding MATE family efflux transporter, producing MINLAKVDVLSHKIEYSLFHLAWPLVVSNALQTIYNIVDSYFLGKLGPIQFSASTITWPVIFTFISLAMGFSQAGIAIVSQNYGRRDLNAVKKSMGQLYLVTIVAGLLSTSIGIALTKPIIYGIAGQKSIEVIPYAISYYIVDMIGLPLVFVINATTSAMRAVGDSQFGMRVTLYMNLVNMLFDPLLIFGIGPFPKLGVAGAAWATNIGRFIAAGISIWHVFSKRAHIKVEKKDFKPDWKLIKLILKLGLPSALGMSITSAGFAVIMKYVSMFGPIVISAYGIGNRVTNLVSMISFGLAGAVSAMIGQFVGAGRYTDAEETVKRAFWWNITIIGVLSLLTFIYGKEVTKFFINDPGVIGMGDIFFKYISFSMPIFTAYMIYNNALIGAGKTILTMIGDILRLWAIRIPIIAVLSVTLGFKGIFIGMIISNLIVFFVTYAFFKFSNWKKAVV
- a CDS encoding HAD family hydrolase; translation: MQFSHEINYIFLDYDGTIIENAEEEFLRNYFSLLSKKLDSTFDETLRLVMSSVQDAVANQDRMNLFEKFGEAISARSGKSKEYWIDKFLEFYNTDFDQLRQITQPNKEFVNVVNKTNKSLIFASNPLFPRIATYKRIQFAGLNPEMFYYVAHMENSTYAKPNPLFFKEIIEKLKLHPAECVMIGDSDFDKACEKVGIKFIHISEEEKWREIF
- a CDS encoding DUF2922 domain-containing protein — translated: MKRLTLMYRKPDGNRTRTYRINIPEPVDTINPSELQSDMLLLKQLGVVPSDSEPDEARITETNVEILVNLIE
- a CDS encoding 6-phosphofructokinase; translation: MKALYAQSGGVTSVINASAYGVLDEARKNGLEIYVGINGVTGILKEKFLDANDLDIEFLKYTPAGAFGSCRKKLKNDADVEKLFEIFRKNDIRYFFYNGGNDSMDTAWRLQLEAQKRGYELKVVGVPKTIDNDLPHTDHCPGFGSAAKYIAIAMMEAAFDLRSMYVDSTQVFVMEIMGRHAGWLAASAGLGWINGIGADVILLPEQPFNKDEFLGTVDRVISQKGYCAIAVAEGLKYPDGFFVSDMGFTDSFGNRQLGGVGFTIAGMVRSELGLKTHVAIPDYLQRSGRHIASATDVEEAEMCGRMAVRYALEDNYGVMVTMERVNDEPYQIRYSSVPLNLVAEQTKMLPKDFFDKYAVTDKFFKYALPLIKGEPYPPFRNGLPEYKLLNLK